The following coding sequences are from one Patagioenas fasciata isolate bPatFas1 chromosome 23, bPatFas1.hap1, whole genome shotgun sequence window:
- the LOC136111153 gene encoding espin-like protein, which produces MHGARPEGELPPLPAPPARGSRPPALPRSASPPPAGPGERERERGGPGAQHDPRRELLGCGVSVRSLKANYEGPGGVTKRRRVQPPVSARRPVLEEEYGAGAPRERAEARRERAARLFLQHWRQRALAAAPGEERLRRAAGRLLARWRSVARRVPRRQLRRLSRAAGLYWPQHFLPHVGGSPVPHDSLPLDLFMLGYFQLLEMPLSPEERRFRHLLCYEMFDRLGSHSWPRVRRFHRAALERVEAGCRGWLDGFEDLVQEFFGGGPAAGVESLLEPPTVAPGREGVVAPVPELGEFSEEDVCRFIDHSFSFWKEKEAEMSDT; this is translated from the coding sequence ATGCACGGGGCGCGGCCCGAGGGGGAGCtgccgccgctccccgcgccccccgcccgcggCAGCCGCCCCCCCGCGCTGCCGAGGAGCGCGTCCCCGCCGCCGGCCGGCCCGGGGGAACGGGAGCGGGAGCGGGGGGGTCCCGGCGCCCAGCACGACCCCCGCCGGGAGCTCCTGGGCTGCGGCGTCTCTGTCCGCAGCCTCAAGGCCAACTacgaggggccggggggggtgaCCAAGCGCAGGCGGGTGCAGCCCCCCGTCAGCGCCCGCCGGCCCGTCCTGGAAGAGGAGTACGGGGCCGGGGCGCCGCGGGAGCGCGCCGAGGCGCGGCGGGAGCGCGCAGCCCGCCTGTTCCTGCAGCACTGGAGGCAGCGGGCGCTGGCGGCGGCGCCCGGCGAGGAGCggttgcggcgggcggcggggcggctgcTGGCCCGCTGGCGGAGCGTGGCCCGCCGGGTGCCGCGCCGGCAGCTCCGGCGGCTGAGCCGCGCCGCGGGGCTCTACTGGCCCCAGCACTTCCTGCCACACGTCGGCGGCTCGCCCGTGCCCCACGACAGCCTCCCGCTCGACCTCTTCATGCTGGGCTACTTCCAGCTGCTGGAGATGCCGCTCAGCCCCGAGGAGCGGCGATTCCGCCACCTCCTCTGCTACGAGATGTTCGACCGTCTGGGCAGCCACAGCTGGCCCCGCGTCCGCCGCTTCCACCGCGCCGCGCTGGAGCGGGTTGAGGCTGGCTGCCGCGGCTGGCTCGACGGCTTCGAGGACCTCGTGCAGGAGTTTTTCGGGGGTGGCCCTGCCGCTGGGGTGGAGAGCCTGCTGGAGCCCCCCACCGTGGCCCCGGGACGGGAGGGGGTGGTAGCGCCGGTGCCGGAGCTGGGCGAGTTCAGTGAGGAGGATGTCTGCCGCTTCATCGACCACAGCTTCTCCTTCTGGAAGGAGAAGGAGGCAGAGATGTCTGACACCTGA
- the ACOT7 gene encoding cytosolic acyl coenzyme A thioester hydrolase isoform X1 has translation MSEPGAEGPGPGPAAIQVSRIMRPDDANVAGNVHGGTILKMIEEAGAIISTRHCNSQAGEPCVAALARVERTDFLSPVCIGEVANVSAEITYTSRHSVEVQVNVMSENILTGAKKVTNKATLWYVPLSLKNVNKVLEVPPIQYARKEQEDEGRKRYEEQKLDRLETKQRNGDVIFPVINPDRQTKEPHTVGYSQSSLIHLVGPSDCTLLGFVHGGVTMKLMDEVAGIVAARHCKTNIVTASVDAINFHEKIKKGSVITISGRMTFTSNKSMEIEVFVDADPFVDEPRERYRAVSAFFTYVSLSKEGKPLPVPQLLTETEDEKRRFEEGKGRYLQTKAKRQAQVQQAARQ, from the exons ATGTCGGAGCCGGGGGCCGAgggcccgggcccgggcccggCCGCCATCCAGGTCTCCAG GATCATGCGCCCCGATGATGCCAACGTTGCGGGGAACGTCCATGGAGGAACCATCCTGAAGATGATAGAGGAGGCGGGAGCCATCATCAGCACCCGCCACTGCAACTCCCAGGCCGGG GAGCCCTGCGTGGCCGCGCTGGCGCGGGTGGAGCGGACGGACTTCCTGTCCCCAGTGTGCATCGGCGAGGTGGCCAATGTCAGCGCCGAGATCACCTACACCTCCCGGCACTCCGTGGAGGTCCAGGTCAACGTCATGTCCGAAAACATTTTAACAG GAGCAAAGAAGGTGACGAACAAGGCGACGCTGTGGTACGTGCCACTGTCCCTGAAGAACGTGAACAAGGTCCTCGAGGTTCCGCCTATCCAG TATGCGAGAAAGGAGCAGGAGGACGAGGGGAGGAAGCGTTACGAGGAGCAAAAGCTGGATCGGCTGGAAACTAAGCAGAGAAACGGTGACGTGATCTTCCCCGTCATCAACCCAG acagGCAGACGAAAG AGCCGCACACCGTGGGCTACAGCCAGTCCAGCCTGATCCACCTGGTGGGGCCGTCGGACTGCACGCTGCTGGGCTTCGTGCACGGAG GCGTCACCATGAAGCTCATGGACGAGGTTGCTGGGATCGTGGCCGCCCGCCACTGCAAGACCAACATTGTCACCGCCTCAGTGGACGCCATCAACTTTCACGAGAAAATCAAAAAAG GCAGCGTCATCACCATTTCGGGGCGCATGACCTTCACGAGCAATAAATCCATGGAAATCGAAGTCTTTGTGGATGCCGACCCGTTCGTGGACGAGCCCCGGGAGCGGTACCGCGCCGTCAGCGCCTTCTTCACCTACGTCTCCCTGAGCAAGGAGGGGAAGCCCCTGCCCGTCCCGCAGCTGCTG ACGGAGACGGAGGACGAGAAGCGGCGCTTCGAGGAGGGGAAGGGCCGGTACCTCCAGACGAAAGCCAAGCGGCAGGCGCAGGTGCAGCAGGCTGCCCGGCAGTga
- the ACOT7 gene encoding cytosolic acyl coenzyme A thioester hydrolase isoform X2, with protein MSEPGAEGPGPGPAAIQVSRIMRPDDANVAGNVHGGTILKMIEEAGAIISTRHCNSQAGEPCVAALARVERTDFLSPVCIGEVANVSAEITYTSRHSVEVQVNVMSENILTGAKKVTNKATLWYVPLSLKNVNKVLEVPPIQYARKEQEDEGRKRYEEQKLDRLETKQRNGDVIFPVINPEPHTVGYSQSSLIHLVGPSDCTLLGFVHGGVTMKLMDEVAGIVAARHCKTNIVTASVDAINFHEKIKKGSVITISGRMTFTSNKSMEIEVFVDADPFVDEPRERYRAVSAFFTYVSLSKEGKPLPVPQLLTETEDEKRRFEEGKGRYLQTKAKRQAQVQQAARQ; from the exons ATGTCGGAGCCGGGGGCCGAgggcccgggcccgggcccggCCGCCATCCAGGTCTCCAG GATCATGCGCCCCGATGATGCCAACGTTGCGGGGAACGTCCATGGAGGAACCATCCTGAAGATGATAGAGGAGGCGGGAGCCATCATCAGCACCCGCCACTGCAACTCCCAGGCCGGG GAGCCCTGCGTGGCCGCGCTGGCGCGGGTGGAGCGGACGGACTTCCTGTCCCCAGTGTGCATCGGCGAGGTGGCCAATGTCAGCGCCGAGATCACCTACACCTCCCGGCACTCCGTGGAGGTCCAGGTCAACGTCATGTCCGAAAACATTTTAACAG GAGCAAAGAAGGTGACGAACAAGGCGACGCTGTGGTACGTGCCACTGTCCCTGAAGAACGTGAACAAGGTCCTCGAGGTTCCGCCTATCCAG TATGCGAGAAAGGAGCAGGAGGACGAGGGGAGGAAGCGTTACGAGGAGCAAAAGCTGGATCGGCTGGAAACTAAGCAGAGAAACGGTGACGTGATCTTCCCCGTCATCAACCCAG AGCCGCACACCGTGGGCTACAGCCAGTCCAGCCTGATCCACCTGGTGGGGCCGTCGGACTGCACGCTGCTGGGCTTCGTGCACGGAG GCGTCACCATGAAGCTCATGGACGAGGTTGCTGGGATCGTGGCCGCCCGCCACTGCAAGACCAACATTGTCACCGCCTCAGTGGACGCCATCAACTTTCACGAGAAAATCAAAAAAG GCAGCGTCATCACCATTTCGGGGCGCATGACCTTCACGAGCAATAAATCCATGGAAATCGAAGTCTTTGTGGATGCCGACCCGTTCGTGGACGAGCCCCGGGAGCGGTACCGCGCCGTCAGCGCCTTCTTCACCTACGTCTCCCTGAGCAAGGAGGGGAAGCCCCTGCCCGTCCCGCAGCTGCTG ACGGAGACGGAGGACGAGAAGCGGCGCTTCGAGGAGGGGAAGGGCCGGTACCTCCAGACGAAAGCCAAGCGGCAGGCGCAGGTGCAGCAGGCTGCCCGGCAGTga